In one window of Sardina pilchardus chromosome 23, fSarPil1.1, whole genome shotgun sequence DNA:
- the LOC134071615 gene encoding C-type lectin domain family 10 member A-like isoform X1 gives MEMDHIYGNVCADNTESYRASQATLKATTKVQIPLLIIGAILLLGVAVLGTLTYKYASKLSDEQKKFALMDAQYKNISAVLNNTDAQYKDLLATYNISSGKLSDEQKKFALMDAQYKDISAVLNNTDAKYKDLLATYNICSAKCSCRACPEGWKHHRETCYLFSSSKRNWEGSRDHCITLGGHLVIVNDQEEQHFLAAQAKDVHHWIGLNDLAVEGQWRWVDNKSLSETGVVFWFKRSNLNQADEPDNWKQEDPSGENCASISLHNGDWQDNSCKTNNLFVCETLASS, from the exons ATGGAAATGGATCACATCTATGGAAATGTATGTGCGGATAACACTGAGAGCTACAGAG CTTCTCAGGCCACCTTAAAGGCCACCACAAAGGTTCAGATTCCCCTCCTGATCATTGGAGCGATTCTGCTTCTTGGTGTAGCAGTTCTTGGTACATTGACATACAAAT ATGCAAGTAAACTAAGTGATGAACAAAAGAAGTTTGCCCTGATGGATGCTCAATATAAGAATATATCAGCTGTTTTGAATAACACCG ATGCACAGTACAAGGATTTACTGGCAACTTACAACATATCCTCAGGTAAACTAAGTGATGAACAAAAGAAGTTTGCCCTGATGGATGCTCAATATAAGGATATATCAGCTGTTTTGAATAACACCG ATGCAAAGTACAAGGATTTACTGGCAACTTACAACATATGCTCAG CTAAATGCAGTTGTAGGGCTTGTCCAGAGGGATGGAAGCATCACAGAGAAACATGCTACCTGTTCTCCTCTTCAAAAAGGAACTGGGAGGGAAGTCGAGACCACTGCATCACCTTAGGAGGTCATCTAGTCATAGTGAATGATCAAGAGGAGCAG CATTTTCTGGCTGCTCAAGCAAAAGATGTACATCACTGGATTGGACTGAATGATCTTGCAGTGGAGGGACAATGGCGTTGGGTGGACAACAAAAGTCTCAGCGAGACGGGAGTTGT TTTCTGGTTTAAGAGATCAAACCTCAATCAAGCAGATGAGCCAGATAACTGGAAGCAGGAGGATCCTTCAGGGGAGAACTGCGCTAGCATTTCCTTGCACAACGGGGATTGGCAAGACAATTCctgtaaaacaaacaatctTTTTGTTTGTGAGACATTGGCTAGTTCTTGA
- the LOC134071615 gene encoding uncharacterized protein LOC134071615 isoform X3 produces MEMDHIYGNVCADNTESYRASQATLKATTKVQIPLLIIGAILLLGVAVLGTLTYKYASKLSDEQKKFALMDAQYKNISAVLNNTDAQYKDLLATYNISSGKLSDEQKKFALMDAQYKDISAVLNNTDAKYKDLLATYNICSGVNVIWKSTSQKMSSALTRGHIMC; encoded by the exons ATGGAAATGGATCACATCTATGGAAATGTATGTGCGGATAACACTGAGAGCTACAGAG CTTCTCAGGCCACCTTAAAGGCCACCACAAAGGTTCAGATTCCCCTCCTGATCATTGGAGCGATTCTGCTTCTTGGTGTAGCAGTTCTTGGTACATTGACATACAAAT ATGCAAGTAAACTAAGTGATGAACAAAAGAAGTTTGCCCTGATGGATGCTCAATATAAGAATATATCAGCTGTTTTGAATAACACCG ATGCACAGTACAAGGATTTACTGGCAACTTACAACATATCCTCAGGTAAACTAAGTGATGAACAAAAGAAGTTTGCCCTGATGGATGCTCAATATAAGGATATATCAGCTGTTTTGAATAACACCG ATGCAAAGTACAAGGATTTACTGGCAACTTACAACATATGCTCAG GGGTCAATGTCATCTGGAAGAGCACTTCCCAAAAGATGTCTTCAGCCCTTACAAGAGGACACATCATGTGCTGA
- the LOC134071615 gene encoding C-type lectin domain family 10 member A-like isoform X2, producing the protein MWWINPALIGESGDTLASQATLKATTKVQIPLLIIGAILLLGVAVLGTLTYKYASKLSDEQKKFALMDAQYKNISAVLNNTDAQYKDLLATYNISSGKLSDEQKKFALMDAQYKDISAVLNNTDAKYKDLLATYNICSAKCSCRACPEGWKHHRETCYLFSSSKRNWEGSRDHCITLGGHLVIVNDQEEQHFLAAQAKDVHHWIGLNDLAVEGQWRWVDNKSLSETGVVFWFKRSNLNQADEPDNWKQEDPSGENCASISLHNGDWQDNSCKTNNLFVCETLASS; encoded by the exons ATGTGGTGGATCAATCCTGCACTTATAGGTGAAAGTGGAGATACCCTGG CTTCTCAGGCCACCTTAAAGGCCACCACAAAGGTTCAGATTCCCCTCCTGATCATTGGAGCGATTCTGCTTCTTGGTGTAGCAGTTCTTGGTACATTGACATACAAAT ATGCAAGTAAACTAAGTGATGAACAAAAGAAGTTTGCCCTGATGGATGCTCAATATAAGAATATATCAGCTGTTTTGAATAACACCG ATGCACAGTACAAGGATTTACTGGCAACTTACAACATATCCTCAGGTAAACTAAGTGATGAACAAAAGAAGTTTGCCCTGATGGATGCTCAATATAAGGATATATCAGCTGTTTTGAATAACACCG ATGCAAAGTACAAGGATTTACTGGCAACTTACAACATATGCTCAG CTAAATGCAGTTGTAGGGCTTGTCCAGAGGGATGGAAGCATCACAGAGAAACATGCTACCTGTTCTCCTCTTCAAAAAGGAACTGGGAGGGAAGTCGAGACCACTGCATCACCTTAGGAGGTCATCTAGTCATAGTGAATGATCAAGAGGAGCAG CATTTTCTGGCTGCTCAAGCAAAAGATGTACATCACTGGATTGGACTGAATGATCTTGCAGTGGAGGGACAATGGCGTTGGGTGGACAACAAAAGTCTCAGCGAGACGGGAGTTGT TTTCTGGTTTAAGAGATCAAACCTCAATCAAGCAGATGAGCCAGATAACTGGAAGCAGGAGGATCCTTCAGGGGAGAACTGCGCTAGCATTTCCTTGCACAACGGGGATTGGCAAGACAATTCctgtaaaacaaacaatctTTTTGTTTGTGAGACATTGGCTAGTTCTTGA